In the Leptospira limi genome, one interval contains:
- a CDS encoding LIC20153 family lipoprotein has protein sequence MNFLATKFKTLLLLALLGGLTFQCEKKEDNKDTVTIAALAALTTSAGDCSVSASGKATINTWTTDITGTTSGTISKLGSVPIVGHTTAAIKLTSDASTTVTVNGSAFIIVYKADACPLSPSNLASTPSNFSISGATDSSSEFPSSYKIANSTATITFNGTSGAGGYYVFIYAIPRNGQSAAVNYTFSP, from the coding sequence ATGAATTTCTTAGCTACAAAGTTTAAAACATTACTTCTACTGGCTCTCTTAGGTGGACTCACCTTCCAGTGTGAAAAAAAAGAAGATAACAAAGACACTGTGACGATTGCGGCACTAGCTGCTCTGACAACCTCTGCTGGGGATTGTTCTGTCTCTGCATCAGGAAAAGCAACAATCAACACATGGACAACTGATATAACAGGGACTACGTCCGGAACAATCTCAAAACTCGGATCTGTGCCAATTGTAGGACACACAACAGCAGCCATCAAACTCACTTCGGATGCTTCAACTACTGTGACTGTGAATGGAAGTGCTTTTATCATTGTATATAAAGCGGATGCTTGTCCATTATCTCCTTCCAATTTAGCAAGTACTCCTTCTAATTTTTCAATTTCAGGAGCAACCGATTCCAGTAGTGAATTTCCTTCGTCTTATAAAATTGCAAACAGCACTGCGACGATTACCTTTAATGGAACTTCTGGTGCAGGTGGATATTATGTATTCATTTATGCAATTCCAAGAAATGGACAATCAGCAGCAGTTAACTATACTTTTTCTCCATAA
- a CDS encoding HmuY family protein, which translates to MTDEDLLVNNLITSLVNAGNPNALDKIVFSRSNGDGSYTTRFNATNLDFYIYFQFESNKQIPFSEKDTLTWDIAFNRYKVATNSGDTNRFGLGGGCKSNTTDFGIASSTSATSQGCTSFTTDISTTTQGIGGAGAVYVGNPLVTEWYFYTIGNLTPKPDIFLIRSGNGASTYAVHIENYYSDAGTSGYPTIRWKKLP; encoded by the coding sequence TTGACGGATGAAGATTTGTTAGTGAATAATTTAATCACTAGTTTAGTGAATGCAGGAAATCCTAATGCCTTGGATAAAATTGTATTCTCCCGTTCCAATGGGGATGGGAGTTATACAACCAGATTTAACGCCACCAATTTAGATTTTTATATCTATTTCCAATTTGAATCGAATAAACAAATTCCATTTTCAGAGAAAGATACATTAACATGGGATATTGCATTTAATCGCTATAAGGTGGCAACAAATTCAGGTGATACCAATCGGTTTGGACTAGGTGGTGGTTGTAAAAGTAATACAACTGATTTTGGAATTGCTAGTTCCACATCGGCAACATCACAAGGTTGTACAAGTTTCACCACAGACATCTCCACTACAACCCAAGGGATAGGTGGAGCTGGTGCCGTTTATGTAGGGAATCCTCTTGTAACCGAGTGGTATTTTTACACAATCGGAAATTTAACTCCAAAACCTGATATCTTTCTCATCCGCTCTGGGAATGGAGCATCAACTTACGCTGTTCATATAGAAAATTATTATAGTGATGCAGGAACCTCAGGTTATCCCACTATCCGTTGGAAAAAACTTCCTTAA
- a CDS encoding TonB-dependent receptor plug domain-containing protein, giving the protein MITNLHFLFPIICLFLLFLGELRAQTRTNGKTTKPTPNTEITAPNSQPAPPVDTKSETGQEQTQTGTVETKQEENTEEDRFKELENKNGIVVTGSRGERRLKDSAVATEVISRKRIEQTGARNLGEVLDTQLGINVTPFFGGSQVQMLGLDSKYVLFLVDGQRVAGRLNNTIDLTRFKVQNIERIEIVKGSSSSLYGADAIGGVINIITKQAEKPEHYQFRTSYGNGRQMNFGTQGEKNMIADVGFKNDFVATNFFGGFNQSAAYDLDPRTPATTGNSFQDNSLGGNMTFNPDGQFKVKTGINYLNRNQAGVDSRATGGVFDRTNMTNDFLALGALEYTYGKRNMVSLRGNFSRWENHYKLDQRNSNELDVKEITNEFSSQGVAQIDHEVHKDHMITAGFESFSEELQTDRLERRNAYRTRRAAFIQDEWVVWRQGFVWRLVPGVRHDVDSQFGGQTTPKIATKVDITSNLVFRASYGKGFRPPSFRELYLRFENPGVGYTVEGNDKLRPEKSTTVNADLEYTPYKFWTLSLSVFRNDITDLIQYSFGTRTSEFATFQLKNVQRAYTRGVEAGSRVRFLKYFALELGYNQTDTRDLTTDRPLEGRALHQGTMNFFVNAPGGWEFALRAKRLDKRPFYSTTNDFTAGTSTALIDQQTKSVEENNKVVYGKAFTLLNIRMEKKFFEGRMSLFLGVDNVLDQYELTYNPIRPRFYYGGLQATF; this is encoded by the coding sequence ATGATAACAAATCTACATTTTCTATTTCCTATCATTTGTTTGTTTTTACTCTTTTTAGGGGAACTCCGTGCGCAAACTCGCACTAATGGAAAAACGACAAAACCAACACCTAACACAGAGATCACGGCACCTAATTCACAACCGGCTCCTCCTGTTGATACAAAATCTGAAACAGGACAAGAACAAACGCAAACGGGGACTGTTGAAACAAAACAGGAAGAAAACACAGAAGAAGATCGATTTAAAGAGTTAGAAAATAAAAACGGAATTGTTGTTACTGGTTCCCGTGGAGAACGTCGCCTCAAAGACTCAGCTGTTGCCACAGAAGTAATTTCCCGCAAACGAATTGAACAAACAGGTGCGCGTAACCTAGGTGAGGTGTTAGATACCCAACTTGGAATCAATGTAACTCCATTTTTTGGCGGATCACAAGTTCAAATGTTGGGCCTTGATTCGAAGTATGTATTATTTTTAGTGGATGGACAACGGGTTGCAGGGCGACTCAACAACACAATCGATTTGACTCGATTTAAAGTGCAAAATATCGAACGGATTGAAATTGTAAAAGGTAGTTCTTCTTCTTTATACGGAGCCGATGCCATTGGGGGTGTGATCAATATCATCACCAAACAAGCAGAAAAACCAGAACATTACCAATTCCGTACTTCCTATGGAAATGGCCGGCAAATGAATTTCGGAACTCAGGGCGAAAAAAACATGATCGCCGATGTTGGTTTCAAAAATGATTTTGTAGCGACTAATTTTTTTGGTGGTTTCAATCAATCCGCAGCTTACGACTTAGATCCGAGGACTCCTGCAACCACAGGAAACTCTTTCCAAGACAATAGTCTTGGAGGGAACATGACATTTAATCCGGATGGTCAATTCAAAGTAAAAACTGGAATAAACTATTTAAATCGTAACCAAGCTGGTGTCGATTCAAGAGCAACTGGTGGTGTGTTTGATCGTACAAATATGACAAACGACTTCTTAGCGTTAGGTGCTCTTGAATACACATACGGAAAACGCAATATGGTTTCTCTGCGAGGTAATTTTTCTCGTTGGGAAAACCATTACAAATTGGACCAAAGAAATTCGAATGAGCTCGATGTAAAAGAAATTACCAATGAATTTTCTTCGCAAGGTGTCGCACAGATAGATCATGAAGTTCACAAAGATCATATGATCACAGCTGGTTTTGAATCGTTTTCCGAAGAGTTACAAACAGATCGATTGGAACGAAGGAATGCATACCGAACAAGACGTGCTGCTTTTATCCAAGATGAATGGGTAGTTTGGCGCCAAGGTTTTGTTTGGCGATTAGTTCCTGGAGTTCGGCATGATGTGGATTCACAATTTGGCGGGCAAACTACTCCTAAAATTGCAACAAAAGTCGATATCACAAGTAATCTTGTATTTCGTGCCAGTTATGGAAAAGGATTTCGACCACCTTCGTTTCGCGAATTGTACTTACGTTTTGAAAACCCAGGTGTTGGTTATACCGTCGAAGGAAATGACAAACTCCGACCCGAAAAATCAACCACAGTGAATGCTGATCTCGAATACACTCCTTATAAATTTTGGACATTATCCCTCAGTGTGTTTCGAAATGATATCACCGACCTAATCCAATATAGTTTTGGAACTCGTACCAGTGAATTTGCCACTTTCCAATTAAAAAATGTGCAACGCGCGTATACAAGAGGTGTGGAAGCTGGATCGCGTGTTCGTTTTTTAAAGTATTTTGCATTAGAACTTGGATATAACCAGACTGATACAAGGGACCTAACAACGGATAGACCTTTAGAAGGTCGTGCCCTCCACCAAGGTACTATGAACTTTTTTGTGAATGCTCCAGGTGGTTGGGAATTTGCACTTCGCGCCAAACGGCTAGATAAACGTCCATTTTATAGCACTACGAATGATTTTACGGCAGGGACAAGCACAGCTCTCATTGACCAACAAACAAAGAGTGTTGAAGAAAATAACAAAGTGGTGTATGGAAAAGCATTTACACTTCTGAACATTCGAATGGAGAAAAAATTTTTTGAAGGGAGGATGTCGCTATTTTTAGGAGTAGACAATGTTTTGGACCAATACGAGCTTACTTACAATCCTATTCGTCCAAGGTTTTACTATGGCGGACTCCAAGCTACATTCTAA
- a CDS encoding DUF3015 domain-containing protein — translation MHTFRGRTFLFLHITFISLVLLFTNQPMQAEPYGMAGCGLGSMVPVWKNDIGQVLAATTNVSFSSQTFGITSGTSNCTTDGIVKQEMAQEVFIAYNEGTLELDATKGRGERIRAMATLLGCPTHANELGKLMKENHSYLFSMTDLENQYRSKEILTRLKTQIASHSNLKTVCMH, via the coding sequence ATGCATACATTTCGGGGCAGGACATTTCTTTTTCTCCATATAACATTTATTAGTTTAGTTTTACTTTTTACCAATCAACCCATGCAAGCAGAGCCTTATGGAATGGCAGGTTGTGGACTTGGTTCCATGGTCCCTGTTTGGAAAAATGACATTGGGCAAGTTCTAGCTGCGACAACGAATGTCAGTTTTTCATCACAAACGTTTGGAATTACTTCAGGTACATCCAATTGTACAACAGATGGAATTGTGAAACAAGAAATGGCACAGGAAGTATTCATTGCTTATAATGAAGGTACGTTAGAGTTAGATGCAACAAAAGGGAGGGGTGAAAGGATTAGGGCTATGGCGACTCTACTTGGTTGTCCAACTCATGCAAATGAATTGGGCAAATTAATGAAAGAAAATCATTCGTATTTATTTAGTATGACAGATTTGGAAAATCAATATCGATCCAAGGAAATTTTAACTCGTCTTAAAACTCAAATTGCATCGCATTCCAATTTAAAAACTGTTTGTATGCATTAG
- a CDS encoding FAD-binding oxidoreductase gives MLTPQINLFKKSNPIQAQVLANTRLTPELGKGKRQSKEGEAAVHRITVAIDHSVYPYMIGQSAGIIPPGQDPEKQAKGLADASYTVRLYSIASPSYSFGQTKDNIEFIVKRDNVYDENGNLLHKGVCSNYICDLKPGDVVTMTGPAGKKFLLPQTDFKGDIFFFATGTGISPFFGMVEELLVQKLIQFQGQLWLIYGAPYSDEIVLRDYFEEKAKEHSRFHFVTAISREEKNSFDGGKMYITHRAKENAEAIKNAVNGNGKFYICGGPKGMEKGVIQEIMSACGTEITYEAFKKDLEEKEQLFVETY, from the coding sequence TTGCTTACCCCTCAGATTAATTTATTCAAAAAATCCAATCCCATCCAAGCCCAAGTCTTAGCAAACACCCGTTTGACTCCCGAACTCGGCAAAGGAAAACGCCAATCCAAAGAAGGTGAGGCCGCGGTCCACCGCATCACAGTTGCCATCGACCATTCTGTTTACCCGTATATGATTGGGCAAAGTGCTGGGATCATTCCTCCAGGCCAAGACCCAGAAAAACAAGCAAAAGGCCTAGCTGATGCCAGTTATACGGTGCGGCTTTATTCCATTGCGTCTCCATCCTATAGTTTTGGCCAAACCAAAGACAATATCGAATTCATCGTCAAACGTGACAATGTGTATGATGAAAACGGAAACCTTCTCCATAAGGGGGTTTGTTCCAATTACATCTGCGACTTAAAACCTGGAGATGTGGTGACGATGACTGGTCCTGCAGGGAAAAAATTCCTTTTACCACAGACGGATTTTAAAGGTGATATTTTCTTTTTTGCGACCGGAACAGGGATCAGTCCTTTTTTTGGAATGGTGGAAGAGTTACTCGTCCAAAAACTAATCCAATTCCAAGGCCAACTTTGGCTCATTTACGGAGCACCGTATTCAGATGAAATTGTCCTTCGTGATTATTTTGAAGAAAAAGCAAAAGAACACTCTAGGTTTCATTTTGTTACCGCAATCAGCCGCGAAGAAAAAAACAGTTTTGATGGTGGAAAGATGTACATCACCCACCGTGCAAAAGAAAATGCCGAAGCCATTAAAAATGCTGTGAATGGAAACGGTAAGTTTTATATTTGTGGCGGTCCTAAGGGAATGGAGAAGGGAGTGATTCAGGAAATCATGTCTGCATGCGGAACTGAGATCACTTACGAAGCATTCAAAAAAGACCTAGAAGAAAAAGAACAATTATTTGTAGAGACGTACTAA
- a CDS encoding transcriptional coactivator p15/PC4 family protein, whose product MAKTGIIRDIDKGRGEVIRVEISEYKGQTFFNIRVWYTDPNGELKPTQKGIAIAPTLVSELKEAIEEAERWLA is encoded by the coding sequence ATGGCAAAAACAGGAATCATCCGAGACATTGACAAGGGAAGAGGGGAAGTCATCCGAGTGGAGATTTCCGAATACAAAGGACAAACTTTTTTTAACATTCGAGTTTGGTATACAGATCCCAATGGAGAATTAAAACCAACCCAGAAAGGGATTGCCATTGCACCAACTCTTGTCAGTGAATTAAAAGAAGCAATTGAGGAAGCCGAACGCTGGTTAGCCTAA
- a CDS encoding VWA domain-containing protein yields the protein MFLEAKLEYPIILEREIQENHLLLRFRTPANPKVEDRKPLVIGLAIDKSWSMKGEKMEAVIDASCALVNWLTRHDAVSIVVYSSDVQLIQPVTHLTEKVSVTDKIRNIQVATSTNLSGGWLSALKSLTQTKIPNAYKRVLLLTDGNPTSGLKEKEALVGIASDHLAMGISTTTIGVGNDFNEEMLVEIAKAGGGNFHYIDNPENASDIFFEEFGDIGALYAQAIDVELQLAPGVRLKQILSETTHQVFEEFDEFIGDAKTISRQKINLQLGDLRADDLRNLVLRLEIDDRVHKTETPFCEVNVSYYNLLKQNHLENVKESYSFERGKTRGKQDPDVLVEILIANATLGIKEITEFVKREQIEDAKTMLFGLIQDIRNNLHFAPNALGSLLNRLLVLESKMATKSDDLHKHLFMNSQFLSKGTDKIDLKDVVVHDQIFEYQTVGDIDLYKCPEIKQLMEQKIAEGFRYMIIDFSRTSHIDSSAIGMVIQIVGWLRRRGGELVVTNIRDSVKKIFEITRLYNHIRVAENLPSAKEILQRIVYANEGDQII from the coding sequence ATGTTTTTAGAAGCAAAATTGGAATACCCAATCATCCTAGAGAGAGAAATCCAAGAAAACCATCTCTTGTTACGATTTCGAACTCCTGCCAATCCCAAGGTAGAAGATCGAAAACCTCTCGTGATTGGGCTTGCCATTGATAAAAGTTGGTCAATGAAAGGAGAAAAAATGGAAGCAGTGATTGATGCTTCTTGTGCTCTTGTCAATTGGTTAACGAGACATGATGCTGTTTCCATAGTAGTTTACTCTTCTGATGTTCAACTGATCCAACCAGTCACTCACCTAACAGAAAAAGTTTCTGTCACTGATAAAATTCGAAACATTCAGGTGGCAACATCTACCAATTTAAGTGGTGGATGGTTATCTGCACTTAAGAGTCTTACTCAAACCAAAATTCCCAATGCATACAAACGTGTATTACTATTAACCGATGGAAATCCTACATCAGGACTAAAAGAAAAGGAAGCTCTTGTAGGTATTGCTAGTGATCATTTAGCAATGGGAATCTCTACCACAACGATTGGTGTGGGGAATGATTTTAACGAAGAAATGTTGGTGGAAATAGCAAAGGCAGGTGGGGGTAATTTTCATTACATCGACAATCCAGAAAATGCATCCGATATCTTTTTTGAAGAATTTGGTGACATTGGAGCTTTGTATGCACAAGCAATTGATGTAGAACTCCAACTAGCACCAGGTGTTCGTTTGAAACAGATATTGTCAGAAACAACCCACCAAGTGTTCGAAGAATTTGATGAATTTATTGGAGATGCCAAAACCATTTCTCGTCAAAAAATCAATCTACAGTTAGGAGATTTGAGAGCTGATGACCTTCGGAATTTGGTATTACGATTAGAGATTGATGATCGTGTTCATAAAACAGAAACTCCCTTTTGCGAGGTGAATGTTTCCTATTACAATTTATTGAAACAAAATCATTTAGAGAACGTAAAAGAGTCCTATTCGTTTGAAAGAGGAAAAACCAGAGGAAAACAAGACCCAGATGTGCTTGTTGAAATTTTAATTGCCAATGCAACTTTGGGTATCAAAGAAATCACAGAGTTTGTGAAACGAGAACAAATAGAAGACGCCAAAACGATGTTATTTGGCTTAATCCAAGATATCAGAAATAATCTCCATTTTGCACCGAATGCATTAGGTTCATTACTCAATAGATTATTAGTATTGGAATCCAAAATGGCAACCAAGTCTGATGATTTACATAAACATTTATTCATGAATTCACAATTTTTATCAAAAGGAACTGATAAAATTGATTTAAAAGATGTAGTGGTCCATGACCAAATTTTTGAATACCAGACAGTCGGTGATATTGATTTGTATAAATGCCCTGAGATCAAACAACTGATGGAACAAAAAATTGCAGAAGGTTTCCGTTATATGATCATTGATTTTTCCAGAACGTCTCACATTGATTCTTCCGCAATCGGTATGGTAATTCAAATTGTGGGATGGTTACGGAGGAGAGGTGGAGAACTTGTTGTCACAAACATTCGTGACTCAGTGAAAAAAATCTTTGAGATTACGAGGTTGTACAATCACATCCGAGTCGCAGAAAATTTGCCCTCTGCAAAAGAAATTTTACAGAGGATCGTTTATGCGAATGAAGGGGATCAAATCATTTGA
- a CDS encoding 7-carboxy-7-deazaguanine synthase QueE yields MYGKIHEIYSSISGEGISQGIPTVFVRFAGCSLRCGKTESRALWCDTPYALGPNQGESKPFVSIIEEIEQFDKEHGFQILLTGGEPLEGQNRDLSISIAEHIYTYRKQNGKPYPASRVETNGSEKITLDPFFIFTMDYKLPGSGMENRMDSENFRILEKRHNSLDEIKFVVRDRIDFERSIEVIREQKIQTNILYSPVHGEVDAKELVEWIKIDNPPKCRLSLQIHKVLWGNQKGV; encoded by the coding sequence ATGTACGGAAAAATTCATGAAATTTATTCATCCATTTCAGGGGAAGGAATCTCCCAAGGAATCCCTACTGTTTTTGTAAGGTTTGCAGGGTGTAGTTTACGTTGTGGTAAAACAGAATCAAGGGCATTGTGGTGTGACACTCCCTATGCACTTGGCCCTAACCAAGGAGAATCTAAACCATTCGTTTCCATCATCGAAGAAATCGAACAATTCGACAAAGAACATGGATTCCAAATTTTGCTTACCGGTGGTGAACCTTTAGAAGGCCAAAACCGGGACTTATCAATTTCCATTGCAGAACATATTTATACCTACCGTAAACAAAATGGAAAACCTTATCCAGCTTCACGTGTGGAAACCAATGGTAGTGAAAAAATCACCCTCGATCCATTTTTTATATTCACCATGGATTATAAATTACCTGGTTCCGGGATGGAAAATCGTATGGATTCAGAAAATTTCAGGATCTTAGAAAAGAGACATAATTCACTTGACGAAATTAAGTTCGTTGTGCGAGATAGAATCGACTTTGAGAGAAGTATCGAAGTCATTCGCGAACAAAAAATACAGACAAATATATTGTATTCGCCAGTCCACGGTGAAGTGGATGCCAAAGAACTAGTTGAATGGATAAAAATAGACAACCCACCTAAGTGTCGTTTGTCGCTTCAGATTCATAAAGTACTTTGGGGAAATCAGAAAGGAGTTTGA
- a CDS encoding DEAD/DEAH box helicase codes for MDIPTQLSLDFETTVEPKQSKEYGFLIDEPELGLAKVTKETATSVELFFESKELFRTVNKSNRNLHFLNQYPESLRVWEEFPKAMDLALTASQLKLTYNFNKLSSLSNSRTRLLPHQIESTFIVANSLKPRFILADEVGLGKTIEAGLAVKELMFRRGLKRVLVVAPSPLLVQWQQEMKNKFNEEFAIVRRRNFVTNGPDHWKNFNKIITSIDFIKNPRYAEEILATKWDIVVFDEAHRLRRDYSKITRGYLFAEKIARKTECLLLLTATPFRGKLEELFYLLHLVDPNILGPYHTFINDYVVGQKGDLKEKISKVLLRRRKVEVGGFTKRFAKTVRIDLSPIERAFYDETTEYVKREYNMAMGTKNRAIGFVMVVFQKLLDSSVIALLSALQKRKFMLESKFHYMKEHETNLDDWDLDETEGVEDFITELEDEEMSSFQRIKRELFTLNRLIHLGKQIKEDKKTQKLRETLYRLKKEGHKKFIIFTQFRTTQDHLQSVLEPDFKVSPFHGSLSMDEKEVAIQKFKEDYEILICTEAGGEGRNLQFANILFNYDLPWSPLKIEQRIGRIHRFGQKDNVYIFNFASKDTVAERILEVLTNKIRLFEESIGASDDLLGTIEEELDFNSSLMKFITGTKTKEELETEFDLRIQVAQKGFEKLNALVTPKVLDFNLKDYYDHTLEEREWNNSHLEEVVSEGSKFFQNQLPGSLTAVSKGAYEYKNLEGKVKKATFDSDLALTNDSLEFMAFGHPFVEKVTELLTQSDVGRKKKYLYSKDLSQKILFVFQVEFDFSLKRKDLFFIEYDLKKKRSVVFTDKPKEWMEGKTYVPEKEIALSKLEEAFIQCYPIVESEAENKKEILRKETLSIFQKEEYKVELSHQKTIRQLEEKLMRQEAAYKWDNRPEKKAVLHKTMKEIQRAKDEYTVEMRKIKNGAKIFHRIQLFQTYICI; via the coding sequence ATGGACATCCCTACTCAATTAAGTTTAGATTTTGAAACAACGGTTGAACCAAAACAATCGAAAGAGTATGGGTTTTTAATCGACGAACCAGAGTTAGGTCTCGCAAAAGTTACAAAAGAAACTGCCACCTCAGTAGAATTATTCTTCGAATCGAAAGAATTATTTAGAACTGTCAATAAATCCAATCGTAATTTACATTTTTTAAACCAATACCCGGAATCACTTCGAGTTTGGGAAGAATTTCCCAAAGCGATGGACCTTGCTCTTACCGCAAGCCAACTCAAACTTACTTATAATTTTAATAAACTTTCATCACTTTCGAATTCTAGAACTCGATTACTCCCTCACCAAATCGAATCCACTTTTATCGTCGCCAATAGTTTAAAACCTCGTTTCATTTTAGCTGATGAAGTGGGCCTTGGGAAAACCATCGAAGCCGGCCTTGCCGTCAAAGAATTGATGTTTCGACGAGGATTGAAGCGTGTGTTAGTTGTAGCTCCATCACCTCTACTTGTCCAATGGCAACAAGAAATGAAAAACAAATTCAACGAAGAATTTGCGATTGTTCGTCGCCGTAATTTTGTAACAAACGGACCTGATCATTGGAAAAATTTTAATAAAATCATTACTTCCATCGACTTTATCAAAAACCCAAGGTATGCAGAAGAAATTTTGGCTACTAAATGGGACATTGTTGTTTTCGATGAAGCACATAGGCTCCGACGTGATTATTCTAAAATCACACGTGGTTATCTATTTGCTGAAAAAATTGCACGTAAAACAGAATGTTTACTCCTTCTCACTGCCACACCATTTCGTGGAAAATTAGAAGAGTTATTTTACCTATTACATCTTGTTGATCCAAATATTTTGGGTCCTTATCACACGTTTATCAACGATTATGTTGTTGGCCAAAAAGGGGATCTTAAGGAAAAAATCTCCAAAGTATTACTCCGCCGTCGGAAAGTGGAAGTGGGTGGATTTACCAAACGATTTGCCAAAACGGTTCGAATCGATTTATCTCCCATTGAACGGGCGTTTTATGATGAAACCACTGAGTATGTAAAACGTGAATACAATATGGCGATGGGAACTAAAAACCGTGCTATTGGATTTGTAATGGTGGTTTTCCAAAAATTACTCGATTCATCTGTCATTGCCTTACTCTCCGCTCTCCAAAAAAGAAAGTTTATGTTGGAATCCAAATTCCATTACATGAAGGAACATGAAACAAACCTTGATGATTGGGATTTAGATGAAACAGAAGGTGTGGAAGATTTTATCACAGAACTGGAAGACGAAGAGATGTCTAGTTTCCAAAGGATTAAACGTGAATTATTCACGCTCAATCGATTGATCCATTTAGGAAAACAAATCAAAGAAGATAAAAAAACACAGAAACTCAGAGAAACTCTCTATCGATTGAAAAAAGAAGGTCATAAAAAGTTCATCATCTTCACTCAATTTCGAACCACACAAGACCATTTACAATCGGTCTTAGAACCAGACTTTAAAGTTTCTCCTTTCCATGGATCTTTGAGTATGGATGAAAAAGAAGTCGCCATCCAAAAATTCAAAGAAGACTACGAAATCTTAATCTGTACAGAAGCAGGTGGAGAGGGACGAAATTTACAATTTGCTAACATACTGTTTAATTACGATCTTCCTTGGAGTCCCTTAAAAATTGAACAAAGGATCGGTAGGATCCATCGTTTTGGCCAAAAAGACAATGTGTATATCTTTAACTTCGCATCCAAAGACACTGTAGCCGAACGAATTTTAGAAGTATTAACCAATAAAATCCGTTTGTTTGAAGAATCCATTGGTGCTTCCGATGATTTACTCGGTACAATCGAAGAAGAATTAGATTTTAACTCTAGTTTGATGAAATTTATCACAGGTACAAAAACTAAAGAAGAATTAGAAACCGAATTTGACCTTCGTATCCAGGTTGCTCAAAAAGGTTTTGAAAAACTGAATGCCCTTGTTACACCGAAGGTATTGGATTTTAATTTAAAAGATTATTATGATCACACTCTTGAAGAAAGAGAATGGAATAACAGTCACCTAGAAGAAGTGGTTTCCGAAGGATCTAAATTTTTTCAAAACCAACTCCCTGGTTCCTTAACGGCCGTTAGCAAAGGAGCTTATGAGTATAAAAATTTAGAAGGAAAAGTTAAAAAAGCAACTTTTGATTCTGATTTAGCACTTACCAATGATTCTTTGGAATTTATGGCATTTGGTCATCCATTTGTGGAGAAGGTAACAGAACTTTTAACTCAAAGTGATGTTGGTCGTAAGAAAAAATACTTATACTCCAAAGATCTGAGTCAAAAAATCCTTTTTGTCTTCCAAGTTGAGTTTGATTTTTCGCTCAAACGAAAGGATTTATTTTTCATTGAATACGATTTGAAAAAAAAGAGATCTGTTGTATTCACTGACAAACCCAAGGAATGGATGGAGGGTAAAACATACGTACCTGAAAAGGAAATCGCCCTTTCCAAACTCGAAGAAGCATTTATTCAATGTTATCCCATCGTAGAATCAGAAGCAGAGAACAAAAAAGAAATCTTACGTAAAGAAACACTCTCCATTTTCCAAAAAGAAGAATACAAAGTAGAACTCTCTCACCAAAAAACAATTCGACAATTGGAAGAAAAATTAATGCGCCAAGAAGCTGCTTACAAATGGGACAACCGACCTGAAAAAAAAGCAGTGCTTCATAAAACAATGAAGGAAATCCAGAGGGCAAAGGATGAATACACTGTAGAAATGCGCAAAATTAAAAATGGAGCGAAAATTTTCCACAGGATCCAACTTTTCCAAACGTATATCTGCATTTAA